The following is a genomic window from uncultured Propionivibrio sp..
TCAACCAGTTCGAGCAACTCAGCATCGTCCACCATGTCGCACTTGTTCATGAACACGATGATGTACGGAACACCCACCTGACGCGCCAGCAGAATGTGCTCACGCGTTTGCGGCATCGGACCGTCAGCCGCCGACACCACCAGGATCGCGCCGTCCATCTGCGCAGCACCCGTAATCATGTTCTTGATGTAGTCAGCGTGGCCCGGGCAGTCAACGTGCGCGTAGTGACGCGTCGCCGTCTCGTATTCCACGTGCGCCGTGTTGATCGTAATGCCGCGCGCCTTCTCTTCCGGCGCCGCGTCAATCTGGTCGTAGGCCTTCGCCTCACCACCAAACTTCTTCGACAAGATCGTCGTGATCGCCGCCGTCAGCGTCGTCTTACCATGGTCAACGTGACCAATCGTGCCGACATTCACGTGCGGCTTCGTACGTTCAAATTTTGCCTTAGCCATAGCCGGTACCTCGATACGTTAAAAATAAAGGCCAATTCGTGGTGCCCATGGGCAGGATTGAACTGCCGACCTCTCCCTTACCAAGGGAGTGCTCTACCACTGAGCTACATGGGCGCCCTGCTTGTCGTAAAACCTGCCGCAACATGGAGCGGGTGAAGGGAATCGAACCCTCGTCTTAAGCTTGGAAGGCTTCAGCTCTACCATTGAGCTACACCCGCGAAACCATCACCCCGCTGCAACCTACTAACTGCAATCACAACCAGACACGGCGGAATTCTTGGTGGAGGGAGAAGGATTCGAACCTTCGAAGGCAGAGCCGACAGATTTACAGTCTGTTCCCGTTGACCGCTTGGGTATCCCTCCAACTCGGAACCTGCAAGTATGGTGCACCCGCCGCACGTTGTCAAGTGCTTTTCCGATAAGTGTAGAATTGTAGCAATATCTGCGCCTTGTTTCGAGATATTTTGACTTTTTTGCCATTCATGCGCCCTGACAAACACACCCACGACACCGACGCCTCCGACGCAGCCCCACCCGTAGCCGCGAGCACACTGTTCCGACAAAGCGCCGTTCAGGGCGCCGCCGTCATCCTCGTCTTGTCGTTGGCCTGGCCCTATTTCGGACTCCGGGGCACCCCCCTTCCCTGGCCGGAGACAGCGCTCGGCATTGGCGCAGTCGCTCTGCTGCTCGCCCGCCTGAGCCGCCAACCCGCCTGGTGGCTCTGGATCCACGCTTTATTTGCGCCGGCCGGCTGGGCCGTTTCGCGCCTGGACATTCCGCCCGGGTGGTTCCTGCTCGGTTTCATCGTGCTGTTGTTGTTCTTCCGCGGCGCCGCCAGCGGCCGCATTCCCTTGTATCTCAGTAACGCCGCCACCGTCGAAGCCCTTGGCGACATCTTCCGGCAAAACAAGGGACTGCGCTTTGTCGATCTCGGCGCGGGGATCGCCAGCACGCTTGTCCCGCTCGCTAGCGCCCTCCCCGACCGACAGTTCACTGGCGTCGAGAACGCGCCAGCGTCCTGGGCGATCGGGCGGATCCGCACGCGGCGCATCGCCAACGTGTTCTGGCGACATGCCAACCTCTGGGACCAAGCTTTGGCAGACTATGACGGCGTTTATGCCTTTCTCT
Proteins encoded in this region:
- a CDS encoding class I SAM-dependent methyltransferase, producing the protein MRPDKHTHDTDASDAAPPVAASTLFRQSAVQGAAVILVLSLAWPYFGLRGTPLPWPETALGIGAVALLLARLSRQPAWWLWIHALFAPAGWAVSRLDIPPGWFLLGFIVLLLFFRGAASGRIPLYLSNAATVEALGDIFRQNKGLRFVDLGAGIASTLVPLASALPDRQFTGVENAPASWAIGRIRTRRIANVFWRHANLWDQALADYDGVYAFLSPAPMAALWQKALREMKPGSLFVSNSFAVPDVSPTEIVEINDTRQTQLYCYRIP